CCCCGTCACCCCGGCTGCTGCGGGTGGCCTTCGAGACCCGGGGTGCCGCGCTGTGGGCCGCGCTGTACCGGGGCGGCCGGCCGGTGCAGTACGCGTACACGGGGGGCCCGCTGGCGCTGTGGCACGTGCAGACGGTGTATGGCGCGCGTCCGTGGGCCGTGGAGGCTCCGTCCGCGGGCCTGCCCCTCACCTGGAGCCTGCTGCTGGCCCTGCGGCGCCGGGGCGTGCGGCTGGCGTCCCTCACCCACGCGGCGGGGCTGTCCTCCACGGGGGACGACGCGCTGGACGCGGCGCTGCCCCGGCCCGAGCGCTCGGACATTCCCGCCGCCACGGTGGAGGCGGTGATGGCCACGCGTGCGGCGGGCGGGCGCGTGGTGGCGGTGGGGACCACGGTGGTGCGGGCCCTGGAGGGCCGCACGGCGCGGTACGGAGGGACGCTGGTGGCGGGCGAGGAGGTGACGGACCTGCTGCTGGGGCCGGGCTACGTCCCGCGCGTGGTGCACGGGCTGCTCACCGGGGTGCACGAGCCGGGGAGCAGCCACCACGCGCTCCTGCAGTCCTTCGCGCCGCTGCCGCTGCTGAAGCAGGCGGCCGCCCACGCCGAGGCGAGCGGCTACCTGGGGCAC
This is a stretch of genomic DNA from Pyxidicoccus trucidator. It encodes these proteins:
- a CDS encoding S-adenosylmethionine:tRNA ribosyltransferase-isomerase; this encodes MKPATWPNEHPETGRLLHVEPRAGRFSDARVADLPSLLRAGDLLVVNDAATLPASLPGRTESGERIELRLMSREPDDTWTAVLFGAGDWRKRTEDRPPPPPLPPGASLVVGGLKARVVEVLPPSPRLLRVAFETRGAALWAALYRGGRPVQYAYTGGPLALWHVQTVYGARPWAVEAPSAGLPLTWSLLLALRRRGVRLASLTHAAGLSSTGDDALDAALPRPERSDIPAATVEAVMATRAAGGRVVAVGTTVVRALEGRTARYGGTLVAGEEVTDLLLGPGYVPRVVHGLLTGVHEPGSSHHALLQSFAPLPLLKQAAAHAEASGYLGHEFGDSCLLLDA